In one Mucilaginibacter ginsenosidivorax genomic region, the following are encoded:
- a CDS encoding plasmid mobilization protein: protein MADLKKLNGRPKLEKGRRSNFINVRFTDDEYKEIVEIEQQLGISKTELIRMRILSDVKQTVVNAKELIIHLDAIGAEMGRIGNNINQLARHANTLKLKGTLSPLIIEKFNRLFEDYIQMQQLLEAALRKIIRTMGY, encoded by the coding sequence ATGGCTGATCTTAAGAAGTTGAACGGACGACCGAAATTAGAGAAAGGTAGACGCAGCAACTTTATTAATGTCAGATTTACCGATGATGAATATAAGGAGATTGTCGAAATAGAGCAACAGTTAGGTATTTCGAAGACTGAATTAATCAGGATGCGGATTTTGTCCGACGTAAAACAAACTGTGGTCAATGCTAAAGAACTAATTATACATCTGGACGCTATAGGCGCTGAAATGGGCCGGATCGGCAACAACATTAATCAACTGGCCAGGCACGCCAATACACTTAAGTTAAAGGGAACCCTTAGCCCCCTGATCATTGAGAAATTCAACCGGTTGTTCGAAGATTATATCCAAATGCAGCAGTTACTTGAGGCCGCACTTCGCAAAATAATCCGGACAATGGGGTACTGA